The genomic region ACAGGGAGTCCAGTTTCCTTTCGGACTCCAGCTGAACAAAGCGGAAGCTGGTGCTGACTTTTTCTGGTCCCCGGAACAGCGAGAGCGGCGGGCAAACGTTCCGAGCCCATCTGCTCACAACATAAACGCAGTACATGacttcaaaatgtttttaaaaaacaaaacaaaaataagtattctcattaaaacacattaatgtgGTTACCCTTTTTTAGAGGCACcacaaaaatgtgtatgttttatagATACACAGCCCTATTAAATCATACTTAGCTTCCCCTAACTTGGAAAAAACCCCTGAAACAATAAAAGTGTGATTATTCTGAACTAGtatttccactgtttttttaaaaaaaaagtatttatctGTCCACTTGTCCTGTTTCCCAGCCTCCTCTGGGGCTTTGTGTGGTCACTCTGACGCTACCTAGTGGCTGGTTTGAGGACCTACATGCAAACCGATCCTATCGGGAAACGAGCGAGTGGCACAGCAGCGTCCACGCTCGCCACCGCGTCCAGAGGCGGCGGCGAGGTGAACGGCATCACGCCAACCATCATCGTGCGACTCTGAGGTGAAATATTAagttttatcatttcatttttaagaagGTTAGATATCCATTTAACCTCAGCAACTTATAAAGTGACAGCTGTATTCCATTTTattagttgtttttattaaataaaatacatgtttttatgttatctttgtATCGTACATGaaaacccgtgtgtgtgttttgttttaagctGCTTTGTGTGACGAATGGATTTGTGCGTTCATTCAGGTTCCGTCCGGATGTTAATGTGGACCAGGCCCTGAAATATCCTCGGGTGCCGATCAGAGACCAAGTGCAGCTTTACTACTCCAACTTTGACGCAGCAGCGGTGAACACAAAGCCGACACCAGCAGAGTAAGTGTGATGATCACCTGCACGGAATCTCCTCGTCTCGCTCTCTCTTAACGACACTTGTCTGTCCTCTTGTAGATGTGAGGAGGAGCGAGAGGCTCAGTCTCAGAGGCGGCTCTTCCACATCAAAGCAGTGACACTgagggcggaggaggaggaggagagcagcacCAAAGACGAAGAGGAAAGGGAAGCAGCCTGCTTGAACaggcaggaagaggaggagctgagcTTAGACTCCCACGTCGTGATTCGCTCCCAGAGAGGTCCGGTTCTGGTTGGGCGGCCAATCCGGATGTCCGTGAACCTGAGATCCAACTTCAGCGCCGAGTTTGTCGTCATAAAGTGAGCACAAAATTTCAACTTCACATGCCGCCAATAACgctcactgtttttttaagtcataaaatgacagtGATACATTATCGCAAATGTTTGTTAATTTATGTTAACTTCAATATTTTGGTTCGatgtttcattctttctttctctgtatcGCCTAATATCAGACGTTTATTGCCATTTGACAAAAGACAGTGCCACCTACTGGTCTAAATCACAGTTTCCGACTtccaactacaactggaacgcatCTTACGTCAATGTTACCGCGTCTCATTTTCCTTCCACAATTTGTCAATTTGTGCATACGGGCCACACCCTTTCAGGGTACATCACAGTAAGAcactgctgccacctactgggTGTAAATCATAGTAAGAcactgctgccacctactgggTGTAAATCATAGTAAGAcactgctgccacctactgggTGTAAATCATAGTAAGACACTGCCGCCCACAAGTGGAATGCATGTCGCTAATAATGCCAAGGTCACGGGTTCGATCCCCATGTGCGCAAGTCCCCTTTAGAAAGTCAGGACAACATGGGCCGGTTAGCTCAGTTGGTtagagcgtggtgctaataacgccaaggtcgCGGGTTCGATCCCCGTACGGGCCAAACTCTTTTAGGGTACGTCACAGTGAGACACTGCTGGAAAGCCATCTTGGAATTCTATAAAATGCCAGGATTTGTGAAGTTGTTACGACATTCCGAGACAGAACACCGACTTGCCTCAACTCCAAATTCCAACATCCCACTGCACCTGGAACGCATCTAACATCCCGCAGGGCCACACCCTTTTAAGCTTCAGTACATCACAGTAAGAcactgctgccacctactggtgAAAATCACTTTCTGTCAAggtaactctgtgtgtgtgtgtgtgtgtgtgtgcaggctgaAGGTGAAGAAGGGTTTGGTGTCAATGGTGGCCCAGAgaacactgacctctgacctgtgggTCGTGACCCTGGAGCGAAGTCAAGGCTCCAGACACGACGTGGTTTCCATCGTCTGCCACAAACACAGCGCAGCAAAGCACACTCGCAAGTACGTTTTATTTAAGTAGTTTAATTTCACCTACATGAACAATCACAGCGTGAGCCCCCCTGGTGGGTCGAGTACGCACTGCAGGTGGTGCATAAAAAGGTCAAAGGACAAATTATtattgtccaacaaaaacaaaaaaaaacaattaatgttgTTTTACGGTTTacaaaatgataaatatatGGAGAGAAAGTTGTGATTTAAGGTTTTCGTTAATCTACgacttggctttttttttttgccccgcAGTCCCGCTCTCCTCCACCAGGTGGTGTGCGTGACAGTTAGAGGCGTGAGGCGGAGCTTCGGTGTTGCCATGACAGTGTCAGCTAACTGGTGGGTGGAGTACTCCGGGCACAGTAACCCCTCGTGGCCACGGGGGGCAGCAGTGAGCGTCTTTTCGTTCACTGATCGACACGTCGTCGGCATCGCTCCCGTCACGGAGGTACGTCATCACATTTATCCTTTTATTTACGTTAGTTTTCAAACCAAAAGGTCGCAAAACCACCACAAAGAAAAACCTGTTTTCTGTCCACAGAGTAACAGGATCATCAACACCGCCATTTTGACCAGTCAGCccgtgtcacttcctgtcatcgTTCTGGCTGTCGGCCATGACGGGAACGTGTCAGACGTCACCTCTGCAGTCACGTGTCACTCCACGGACGAGAACACCGTCAAGGTGCGACACACATTACTCACAAGTTGTGGGCGTCGCTACCGGTTTGTTCCAGAAAACCCGTAAAATACCTATCACTTTAgtagttgtttttattgaataaaatacacattttgatgCTATCTGTCATTTTAGTagttgttttcaaaataaaatacacatttttatctgtggttttaatcgttgttttttttaaaataaaatacacgttTTTATGCTATCTGTCattttagtagttgtttttatgaaatacaatacacatttttatgataTCATTAATGTTGAGTCGTTATTTCTATTAAATAGAAGTCATGTTTTCACGTTATCTTTGGTTTTATTAGTTATTTAAgaacaaaaagtaaaggaaaagATCTCTGTGTGGACATAAGGCCGTGATGTGAAAAAGACTTTACTCACCAGTCGTCTCTTCCCTTCTTCTCCGTCTTGACCAGGTTTCCGCCGATTGCTCCGCTGTCTTTGTGGACGGCAGTGAGTCGGCGCTGGGGAACACTTGTGCTGTGGTGGAGTTTCACCTGGGCGGGCTCAGTGGATCAGTGTGTCTGGAGGTGTGGGCTCCGACCGTGCCCCTGCGCGTGTCCGTGTCAGACCCCGTCCTCAACGCCATCAGTGGCTGGAACCAACTCACAGACGATGGGTAACAAAACAGACAATTCAAAAcctaaccagctcctcagaaattaggttctgcctcattaggaccaggtctccatgaggacaaccaGTCCTCACACGTGTCCCGTCTCCTCAGGTGTCTGCCGGTGTATCAGCGCTCCACAGTTCAGGTGCTGACTCGGTTCACGGCCCAGGACTCCCACAGCAGGACTGTTCACCTCTTGCGCTCATCTGATTGGTTCGTGGACGTGACGGTGCTGGTCCGTGATTGGCTGAGAGTCGAGGACCCGGGAGTGGCTTCCCTCCACGCCCACAACAGCGTGATTGGTTTCCGGCCTGGGAAGACGTCACTACGTGTAGGTGACACTCTGACATggacttcatcatcatcatcatcgtcctcatcatcgtgtctctctctctctctctctctctctctctccctcactctctctcaggtTGTCTCTGAGCAGTGGGACGGCGTGCTGGGCCgatgtgacatcactgtgtccTCCGACCCCGTCACCCCCGCTGACCTCTCTGTGCAGGTGGTCAGCGGCCTTGGCATGGCGGTCACTGGAAGCCCCGCCCACACCTCCATCCTCACAACAACGGTGACCGCCTACAACATCCTGTACAACCGCCACCAGGTGAGAGGACGGCCACgaaatccactcactctccaccCCACTCACCCCACCCCACACTCGCGGGGACACgcgagctgctggtctgctgctgcctcgtgtggtcactttgtgtcactgaggtgaatctgaacgaAGGATCTCATACATAGAAAAGTAACACAtttggcagcagtggatcaagaactcctgtgtgctgtgatgttaaaatcactgattttctctgtggactttggtgtggcagagtaagcggtttacaaacgtcagtttcctgttggaaacagtgagataaagacgtgaacacaaACTTAACATATTGTAGATGTATCTATTTAGCTACACCTTTGCTTAAAGAAGAAAACCAAccattgtgttattttaaggCGATTATGCACTTACACAATCATTACCCATGCTCCTCTGCAGGAGGCCTCCATCAGCGTCTGGCTTCAGTTCAGCGATGACTCCGCCTCCCTCCTCTCCGCCTTCAGCGACCTCCCCTTTTTCCTGCGTCTCACCTCATTGGCCGAGACTGTGGTAGTGGTGACACCCGGCCCCGACCAGCGCGTCTTTGCCCAGGGAGATGGAGGCGGTCCTTTACTGAGGGCGGAACTTCTGGTCCCAACCTGCACCGGCCAGACAATCACATCCGAAGGGATCAATGACGGCGACTGGGACTGGACGGATACTggtggaggaggcggagtcagggTGAGGAGGCTTGCGAGAGGATCTGGTTGGGTGAGAGTGAACCTGGAGCCAGGAGATGAAAGggctgaggaggctgaggagttTGACTTCTCAGACACGCTGGTCGAGTTCGACGGCAACGTCTACACACCAGACTTTGACAACAATGGAAACGTGAGCAAAGACGCCTACGACTACAAGACGGACGAGAGGGCGTGGAACAAGAGGGGAATGGTGAGTCGGAATAATCTGGAAAGGGCTGTGCTGACGCCAGACCAGGAGGACAGATCTGTTTACTTCTCCCCAAGCCAGGAGAACCAAGGCGAGAGGGAGGAGGACGGCGAAGATGAGGCCGAAGAGTTGGAGGTCGGCGTTGGCGCcgtcctctctctgctctgtctttcTGCCGTCCTCTTCCTGGCAAACTGTCTTCCCTGTGCTCTGCgggacaggaggaagaggaggaggaggagcgtgGAAGGGGAACTAGAGGGAGGTACGGCGGacgaagaagaagcagaagacgGGATGATGCATGAAGAGGTGGAGAAGAGAGACAGTGGTGACGGAATGAAACAGCAGGAGGACGGGAACAATAAAGAGTAGAGATCATTTGCTGACGTTTGCAATAAACCTTGTGGGGCATGACGTAAAATATGGAAAACTGTGGCCACTAGTGTTTGAAACTGGTACTGCGATCCAAAGTCAAACCATTGGCTCTTTTCCATTTTATGCCgtgtttcaagtgtttttttttgtgtgtttccattaggaatagtaccaaaataactggccccagctgttccattttttggtacccttccttTGGGTTACCAgaggtggagctagacccaagACAGTCacctgattgggcgacagaaaagcgtcactcctGTTGGATTTTGGAGAGTTTTCAGTGTCTCTGGAGCCAGGAAATCTGGTCGGAGCATTGAGAGCCCACAATCGCAAGCACTGCTGAAAAATAAGTCCATTGTCCTGTTCAAATCTCCCTCACACAATCTCATTGGCTGAATCACCCTCCCTAAAGAAAGACACGCCCTCTATTGAACATTGGTCAAACCCACAGAGACACTCCTGGTTAGCTGGAACCACTCGAATCGATGGGTTTAAAGAACTAAAATCAGAGCTTTTACTCCAGAATACAGGAACCTTTTCCATTTTTGGTATTCTTACGAGTAGAACTTCCCAGGTGCTACTGATGCGAGGACCGTCGATGTGCAATTTGTTTGACCGAATAAACAGGTCTTCAGCCAACCAGCTTCCTCTGAGTCTTTTGCCCGAATCTGGATCTAGTTTTCTTGAAGAAGTTATGAAATATGACTGAACGTGGTCGTGAtttgtcgctaaatacaccagactccgcTGTTAACTATTGACATATTGACTAAACTGTATAATAGAAAAGCGCCATATAGCGGTGTGTTTTAGGGCTGTTGGAACGAATTTTGGGGATTGAatataattcaaatattaaaaaagtgtttttttcctccctccggTTCCAGGTTCACAGATGTtcgtcagtaaaaaaaaaaaattaaaaattaaaaatgttatattttttttaattttaaatataatttgaaaattataaataatgaagAACGGAATTCGAATGGGATTATAGAGAAAAACTGACAGCCCtattgtgtttccatcatggtacagttcattTTGGTTAAAAACCTCCGTTGGGTTCGGTATTTTGAAAATTGCACTGAGCAttgttttgaatttaatttctttgaatCGAGTAAAACCCACAGTTAGTTGTTCCTACACTTTCACCCACGTCACTCAAGAGAGACAAGTGGTCTTACATTGCCCTCTAGCGGCAGATTCAAATAataagaggaggaaaaagagacgGAAGCAGGTAATACGTTGAGAGTAGtacaaataattacattaatgAATATTACAACACGTATGGTAAAAGTCCCGccgaaataaaacaaataatcgATTTAACACTGCTGTCGTGTGATAGATTTATATAGAAAACGTGCACTATTGTCACACCgtcagcagagtggcgcagcggaagcgtgctgggcccataacccagaggtcgatggatcgaaaccatcctctgctatgaattatttttttttttccccaactaCTACATTACAGTCGTTCCCAAAGATTAAAAATCTACTTAggattccaaaatctacttagaattccaaattctcaaactgtgaaataaatcaacattttattacaACATTGTTGACCTTAAAGGGAGGGTTGATGgtgtgtttttgatgtgttGTCATGGGGCTACAGTTTAGAGGTGGAAAACAAATCCTTATAACAAATtttacaagaacacacacaaggacaggACCAATGCCATGTTTTAActtatgtgttttaattcatACTATTCCTTAATTCCATGTTTGAAACCGACCAGAAATGAAAGCGTTTTTTTACCAGGAGCTGGAGGCCTCACATTTCTCTTctacaaaggggaaaaaaaccctgagATAAGCCACGCCCATGGTCAAGCGGAGCAAAGAGAAAATTAACTCTTTGGCACAACAGACACCAACAACCGAATTcgtgctgcgttccatttataTCAGAACTCCGAAGTCGGATCTGGGACTTCGAGTTCACtgcgttccagttgagaagtcggaaACTCAAACGTACTGTATCTCAGGCCTAGCGATGATTGGCTATTGCTGGCAATGCCAGTCGATAACAATGCGGTTatttgcgcacacaaacagtgtcGCAACTTGTCTAcggttaaaaataaaactgtactACGCgtatgactgatttactgtggaGTTAATGCGACAGAAGTGGAAttccatcttggaatcctaatTCAAAAGGGGGGATATGTGTACGTGAGATTCCCAAGTTGGACACCCAAGGTCCTTGGAAATTCCGAGTtctgactacaactggaacgaAACCACTGTAAATGCAGAGGGGCACTTTAAAAAAGGCCTAAACCTCAccagaaaaacattttgtgagTTTTGTGCGTTTGCTTTACAGGGAATTTAACTCGACGTGCAACTGCACAAACGATCAAAGCAGGAGAAGAACCTGCTCTGTGCTAATACAGTAGCCGACAGTTGGCATGATCATGAAAAACCCCCTGAAGCTGGAGTTTGTTTTCAGGGTCATGGGTGACCGCCAATCCGCTACCAGTTGCAAAGTTCCCAGATCGTCTCATTGAGATCGGGATCGTTACGTCCCTAATACACAGTTTTGCCCCAAAACGAGGGTTTCGCCACATTCCAAGTTGAGGCCTAGAATTCTGGGAACTACCATCGTAAGCAAATGCCGTTCTTCACCAAATTGTTAAAAACTAAAACCAGAATTATTTTTAAGAAAGGTCTACTTGTACAAAATATGTGGGTCCTGCCCTAGAGAACACATGGCTTGTAGCTAATGAGCTAAAGGCCCAATCCCATCTCACCCCTCACCACTTGGAACTGAGTTAGTACGGGTAGTTAAAGTCTACCCTTACGGAATGGGACACCCGGACAAGAACGAGACACGTCACCACAAAGGCAACATATTGATACTGTATATCACTGTCATCAGCAAACGACCGTTATTGCTGGGTTCTCTGAAGCAAACCGGAGACATCTGTCCTCCACGTCTGGGAATACCGGTGGACCAGTTTATTGGATGTACAAGAGACTGTAAACAGGTTTTGTTGTGTGGAGCCTCACCACACAACTTTCCGACCAACGTTAGCTTCAAGAAGGTAACATTAGTCTTCTCGGGGGCCGGTCAACGTGGGAGAAACAGTTGCTGACAGTCGCACAGTTTTTCCACCAAAGACTTGAAATATCAGGAAACAGTGTACTG from Solea senegalensis isolate Sse05_10M linkage group LG6, IFAPA_SoseM_1, whole genome shotgun sequence harbors:
- the tmem132a gene encoding transmembrane protein 132C; amino-acid sequence: MAGAGCCAIGRWGGRGRSMMPPLLLFWIFIAVPPSLLQPTLPLSLPVHMSVAPPPWQFLPLSQAELGPIFSNSSPFSFSQSLFMVPPPVWGPKPRLQASFGPHSVTQLISEVVLPASPSPSASLLSEHVERERDEDGHERFRVRTLFHKWGDSSSRTCITLHAFKETEEHKASCLTQPPLGLCVVTLTLPSGWFEDLHANRSYRETSEWHSSVHARHRVQRRRRGERHHANHHRATLRFRPDVNVDQALKYPRVPIRDQVQLYYSNFDAAAVNTKPTPAECEEEREAQSQRRLFHIKAVTLRAEEEEESSTKDEEEREAACLNRQEEEELSLDSHVVIRSQRGPVLVGRPIRMSVNLRSNFSAEFVVIKLKVKKGLVSMVAQRTLTSDLWVVTLERSQGSRHDVVSIVCHKHSAAKHTRNPALLHQVVCVTVRGVRRSFGVAMTVSANWWVEYSGHSNPSWPRGAAVSVFSFTDRHVVGIAPVTESNRIINTAILTSQPVSLPVIVLAVGHDGNVSDVTSAVTCHSTDENTVKVSADCSAVFVDGSESALGNTCAVVEFHLGGLSGSVCLEVWAPTVPLRVSVSDPVLNAISGWNQLTDDGCLPVYQRSTVQVLTRFTAQDSHSRTVHLLRSSDWFVDVTVLVRDWLRVEDPGVASLHAHNSVIGFRPGKTSLRVVSEQWDGVLGRCDITVSSDPVTPADLSVQVVSGLGMAVTGSPAHTSILTTTVTAYNILYNRHQEASISVWLQFSDDSASLLSAFSDLPFFLRLTSLAETVVVVTPGPDQRVFAQGDGGGPLLRAELLVPTCTGQTITSEGINDGDWDWTDTGGGGGVRVRRLARGSGWVRVNLEPGDERAEEAEEFDFSDTLVEFDGNVYTPDFDNNGNVSKDAYDYKTDERAWNKRGMVSRNNLERAVLTPDQEDRSVYFSPSQENQGEREEDGEDEAEELEVGVGAVLSLLCLSAVLFLANCLPCALRDRRKRRRRSVEGELEGGTADEEEAEDGMMHEEVEKRDSGDGMKQQEDGNNKE